The following coding sequences are from one Streptococcus mitis window:
- a CDS encoding CPBP family intramembrane glutamic endopeptidase, translating into MKNKRIFKDFQASKMRLNLYTSPLLAFAFVFIGEFVAYTLYGISLLALIGLARNFGEAGQNLAIYLQTLHASLTDKSSDFHLILELLAFGFVLNTVFRWTRKVEKRPIRTLGFYKENFLSNLLKGFGLGLALFLLTLLGLVALGQYRFESIHLNPYSLTFVVFTIPFWILQGTTEEVVARAWLLPQLASRTNLKLAVLISSLFFTLLHMGNSGLTPLSLMNLFLFGVAMALYLFKTDTVWGVAGIHGAWNFAQGNLFGILVSGQPSGTSLMTFLPQGNQDWLSGGSFGIEGSIMTSLVLLMLIVYLAHQLKKENERM; encoded by the coding sequence ATGAAGAACAAAAGAATATTTAAAGACTTCCAAGCTTCCAAAATGCGGTTAAACCTTTACACAAGCCCCTTGTTAGCCTTTGCTTTTGTCTTCATAGGAGAGTTTGTGGCTTATACTCTGTATGGTATTAGTTTGTTAGCTCTCATCGGACTTGCTAGAAATTTTGGAGAGGCTGGTCAAAATCTTGCAATCTACTTGCAGACTTTGCATGCGAGCTTGACGGATAAATCAAGTGACTTTCATTTAATTTTAGAATTGCTGGCCTTTGGTTTCGTTCTCAACACTGTGTTCAGATGGACTAGAAAAGTTGAGAAAAGACCTATTCGAACTTTAGGATTTTATAAAGAAAATTTCCTCAGTAATCTTCTTAAGGGATTTGGTTTAGGTCTGGCACTTTTTCTTCTGACCTTGTTAGGTTTAGTAGCATTAGGGCAATATCGTTTTGAGTCTATTCACTTGAATCCTTATTCGCTTACCTTTGTTGTCTTTACTATCCCTTTTTGGATTTTACAGGGGACAACAGAAGAAGTGGTAGCCCGTGCCTGGCTCCTTCCTCAATTGGCCTCAAGAACCAATCTAAAACTTGCTGTTCTTATATCTAGCCTATTCTTTACCCTGCTTCATATGGGCAATTCTGGTCTAACACCTCTATCTCTAATGAATCTCTTCTTATTCGGAGTTGCCATGGCTCTTTACCTTTTCAAAACTGATACAGTTTGGGGTGTTGCAGGTATTCATGGGGCCTGGAATTTTGCTCAGGGAAATCTCTTTGGGATTTTAGTTAGTGGTCAGCCGTCTGGGACATCGCTGATGACCTTTTTACCACAAGGTAATCAAGATTGGCTATCAGGTGGTTCTTTTGGCATAGAAGGTTCCATTATGACAAGTCTGGTATTGCTAATGCTGATTGTCTATCTCGCCCATCAATTAAAGAAAGAAAATGAAAGGATGTGA
- the uvrB gene encoding excinuclease ABC subunit UvrB, whose product MINRIKDNQFKLVSKYQPSGDQPQAIEQLVDNIEGGEKAQILMGATGTGKTYTMSQVISKVNKPTLVIAHNKTLAGQLYGEFKEFFPENAVEYFVSYYDYYQPEAYVPSSDTYIEKDSSVNDEIDKLRHSATSALLERNDVIVVASVSCIYGLGSPKEYADSVVSLRPGLEISRDKLLNDLVDIQFERNDIDFQRGRFRVRGDVVEIFPASRDEHAFRVEFFGDEIDRIREVEALTGQVLGEVDHLAIFPATHFVTNDDHMEVAIAKIQAELEEQLAVFEKEGKLLEAQRLKQRTEYDIEMLREMGYTNGVENYSRHMDGRSEGEPPYTLLDFFPDDFLIMIDESHMTMGQIKGMYNGDRSRKEMLVNYGFRLPSALDNRPLRREEFESHVHQIVYVSATPGDYENEQTETVIEQIIRPTGLLDPEVEVRPTMGQIDDLLGEINARVEKNERTFITTLTKKMAEDLTDYFKEMGIKVKYMHSDIKTLERTEIIRDLRLGVFDVLVGINLLREGIDVPEVSLVAILDADKEGFLRNERGLIQTIGRAARNSEGHVIMYADTVTQSMQRAIDETARRRKIQMAYNEEHGIVPQTIKKEIRDLIAVTKAVAKEEDKEVDINSLNKQERKELVKKLEKQMQEAVEVLDFELAAQIRDMMLEVKALD is encoded by the coding sequence ATGATCAATCGCATTAAAGATAATCAATTTAAACTAGTATCAAAATATCAACCATCAGGAGATCAACCCCAAGCTATCGAGCAGTTGGTAGATAATATCGAGGGTGGAGAAAAAGCTCAGATTCTGATGGGGGCGACCGGAACAGGGAAGACCTATACCATGAGTCAGGTCATTTCCAAAGTCAATAAACCTACTCTGGTCATTGCTCACAATAAGACGCTTGCTGGTCAGCTCTATGGGGAGTTTAAGGAATTTTTCCCTGAAAATGCAGTTGAGTACTTTGTGTCTTACTATGATTATTACCAACCTGAGGCCTATGTCCCTTCTAGCGATACCTATATTGAAAAGGATAGTTCTGTCAACGACGAGATTGACAAGCTCCGTCACTCAGCGACTTCGGCTCTTTTGGAGCGTAATGATGTTATTGTCGTGGCCTCAGTCTCTTGTATCTATGGTTTGGGTTCGCCCAAGGAATACGCTGATAGTGTCGTTAGTCTCCGTCCTGGTCTAGAGATTTCTCGTGATAAACTCTTGAATGACTTGGTCGATATTCAGTTTGAACGTAATGATATTGATTTCCAACGGGGAAGATTTCGTGTGCGTGGGGATGTGGTGGAGATTTTCCCAGCTTCCCGTGATGAACACGCTTTTCGAGTAGAATTTTTTGGGGATGAGATTGACCGTATTCGTGAGGTTGAGGCCCTAACTGGACAGGTATTGGGAGAAGTGGATCATTTGGCGATTTTCCCTGCGACTCACTTTGTGACCAATGACGACCACATGGAAGTTGCTATTGCAAAGATTCAAGCAGAATTAGAAGAGCAACTAGCTGTCTTTGAGAAGGAAGGCAAACTGCTTGAAGCCCAACGATTGAAACAGCGGACAGAGTATGATATTGAGATGTTGCGTGAGATGGGCTATACCAATGGGGTTGAAAATTATTCTCGCCACATGGATGGACGGAGCGAAGGAGAGCCTCCTTATACGCTTCTCGACTTTTTCCCAGATGATTTCTTGATTATGATTGATGAGAGCCACATGACTATGGGGCAGATTAAGGGCATGTACAATGGAGACCGCTCTCGTAAGGAAATGCTTGTTAATTATGGTTTCCGTTTGCCATCAGCTTTGGACAATCGACCTCTCCGTCGGGAGGAGTTTGAGAGTCACGTTCATCAGATTGTTTACGTTTCAGCGACACCTGGTGACTATGAAAATGAACAGACCGAGACAGTGATTGAGCAAATCATTCGACCAACAGGTCTTTTGGATCCTGAGGTAGAAGTCCGTCCGACTATGGGACAGATTGATGACCTCTTAGGTGAAATCAATGCCCGTGTTGAAAAGAACGAGCGTACCTTTATTACCACTTTAACCAAGAAAATGGCAGAAGATTTGACCGACTACTTCAAGGAAATGGGCATCAAGGTCAAGTACATGCACTCGGATATCAAGACCTTGGAGCGGACAGAGATTATCCGTGACCTGCGCTTGGGTGTCTTTGATGTCTTGGTCGGAATCAACCTGCTCCGTGAAGGAATTGACGTTCCTGAAGTAAGCCTCGTAGCTATTCTCGATGCTGACAAAGAAGGTTTCCTTCGTAACGAGCGTGGACTTATCCAGACCATTGGACGTGCTGCCCGTAACAGCGAAGGCCATGTCATCATGTATGCGGACACGGTTACCCAGTCTATGCAACGTGCTATCGATGAAACGGCCCGCCGTCGGAAAATCCAGATGGCCTATAATGAAGAACACGGTATTGTGCCTCAGACAATCAAGAAAGAAATCCGTGACCTGATTGCTGTGACCAAGGCAGTTGCTAAGGAAGAGGACAAAGAAGTCGATATCAATAGCCTCAACAAACAAGAGCGCAAAGAACTCGTCAAGAAACTGGAAAAACAAATGCAAGAAGCCGTCGAAGTGCTTGACTTTGAACTAGCAGCTCAGATTCGTGATATGATGCTGGAAGTCAAGGCCTTGGATTAG
- a CDS encoding NAD(P)H-dependent oxidoreductase, translated as MNILVINGHPDKESYCQAIFQTIVESIDSKRHELEVINLNEEEFDPVLRYGYRQRMEDDLFILRSQELIQWADHLIFVYPIWWSSMPSLLKGWIDRVFTPGIAYSANNRGSFILNYLRGKQFKKLLKGKTASIYATSMAPTWWYKVFSGPINIPDSYGISVLKNAVLNHCGIKTKRVSILGELGREVNTSSTRQKFLQKVAKEVRMLD; from the coding sequence ATGAATATTTTAGTTATCAATGGACATCCTGATAAAGAAAGTTACTGCCAAGCAATTTTTCAAACGATTGTAGAAAGTATAGACTCAAAGAGACATGAACTTGAAGTGATTAATCTTAATGAGGAAGAGTTTGATCCTGTTTTACGTTATGGTTATCGACAAAGGATGGAGGACGATCTGTTCATTCTACGCTCTCAAGAATTAATCCAGTGGGCAGATCATTTAATTTTTGTTTATCCTATTTGGTGGAGTAGTATGCCTAGTCTATTGAAAGGTTGGATTGATCGTGTTTTTACGCCAGGCATTGCATACTCCGCAAATAATCGAGGAAGCTTTATTTTGAACTACTTGAGAGGTAAACAGTTCAAAAAGTTACTAAAAGGAAAAACAGCTAGTATCTATGCAACCTCCATGGCACCAACTTGGTGGTATAAAGTATTTTCAGGTCCGATTAACATTCCAGACAGTTATGGAATATCAGTATTAAAGAATGCTGTATTGAATCACTGTGGCATAAAAACAAAGAGGGTTTCAATCTTGGGAGAGTTAGGCCGTGAAGTAAATACAAGTTCAACAAGACAAAAATTTCTACAAAAAGTAGCAAAGGAAGTCAGGATGTTAGATTAA
- a CDS encoding GNAT family N-acetyltransferase: MTIIVKSMETPEEIEGKSHVHWQTWREAYDDLLPAEFQETMTLERCRFFSQKYPENTLIAMDGMKVVGFISYGNFRDETIQAGEIIALYVLKDYYGKGIAQKLIKAALIALNHFSEIFLWVLKDNKRAIAFYQKMGFTFDGQEKILELGKPIKEKRMVFYSK, translated from the coding sequence ATGACGATTATTGTCAAATCAATGGAAACTCCTGAAGAGATAGAAGGTAAATCCCATGTTCACTGGCAAACGTGGAGAGAAGCTTATGACGACCTTTTGCCTGCAGAATTTCAGGAGACAATGACATTAGAAAGATGTCGATTCTTTAGTCAAAAATATCCAGAAAATACATTGATCGCGATGGATGGCATGAAGGTAGTTGGTTTTATCAGTTATGGAAACTTTCGTGATGAGACTATTCAAGCTGGCGAAATTATTGCCTTATATGTTTTAAAAGATTATTATGGAAAAGGTATTGCACAAAAGTTAATAAAAGCAGCTTTGATTGCTCTTAATCATTTTTCTGAAATTTTCTTATGGGTATTGAAAGATAATAAGCGCGCAATTGCTTTCTATCAAAAAATGGGTTTTACTTTTGATGGACAAGAAAAAATACTTGAACTTGGAAAGCCTATAAAGGAAAAACGAATGGTATTTTATTCTAAATAA
- a CDS encoding 8-oxo-dGTP diphosphatase: MSRSQLTILTNICLIEDLETQRVVMQYRSPETNRWSGYAFPGGHVENGESFAESVIREIYEETGLTVQNPQLVGIKNWPLDTGGRYIVVCYKATEFSGSLRSSDEGEVSWVQKDQIPNLDLAYDMLPLMEMMEAPDKSEFFYRHRIEDGWEKKIF; this comes from the coding sequence ATGTCCCGTTCTCAATTAACGATTTTAACCAATATCTGTCTGATTGAAGACCTCGAAACTCAGCGCGTGGTGATGCAGTATCGCTCTCCCGAGACCAATCGCTGGTCTGGTTATGCCTTTCCAGGAGGACATGTAGAAAATGGCGAGTCTTTCGCAGAGTCTGTCATTCGTGAAATTTATGAAGAGACAGGATTAACCGTTCAAAATCCTCAACTTGTCGGCATTAAAAATTGGCCACTAGATACAGGTGGGCGCTATATTGTCGTTTGTTATAAGGCGACTGAGTTCTCTGGTAGCCTTCGCTCTTCAGATGAAGGAGAAGTTTCTTGGGTGCAAAAAGACCAGATTCCAAACTTGGATCTGGCCTATGATATGTTACCCTTGATGGAGATGATGGAAGCTCCGGACAAATCTGAATTTTTCTACCGTCATCGTATAGAAGATGGCTGGGAGAAGAAAATCTTCTAG
- a CDS encoding transcription repressor NadR: MTKDRKQALLQLLKEAPKALNGQSLAEHFHVTRQVIVQDIAILRADGAPILSTNRGYIYKQIETNPYVHKLFKVKHEVEEIGQELLAIVDNGGRVQNTLIDHPVYGEIETLLKLSCRRDVQHFLEQVEHSDFRPLSELTDGIHYHLVEAETQQDLRYIEEALDQLGYLVKD; the protein is encoded by the coding sequence ATGACAAAAGATCGCAAACAAGCTCTGCTCCAACTCTTGAAAGAAGCTCCCAAAGCCCTTAATGGCCAAAGTTTGGCAGAACATTTTCATGTCACACGCCAGGTCATTGTACAAGACATTGCAATTTTGAGAGCCGATGGCGCTCCTATCCTATCCACTAATCGTGGCTACATCTATAAGCAAATTGAAACCAATCCTTATGTTCACAAACTTTTCAAAGTGAAACATGAAGTTGAAGAAATCGGTCAAGAACTCCTTGCTATCGTTGATAATGGTGGACGTGTTCAAAATACCTTGATTGACCATCCCGTTTATGGAGAAATCGAAACCTTGCTGAAACTGTCTTGTCGCAGAGATGTGCAACATTTTCTAGAACAAGTCGAGCATTCAGATTTTAGACCTCTGTCTGAATTGACAGATGGCATCCATTACCACCTAGTCGAAGCTGAAACACAGCAAGACCTCCGCTATATCGAGGAGGCCTTGGATCAGCTAGGTTATTTAGTAAAAGACTAG
- a CDS encoding ECF transporter S component, with translation MNTRKKTQFMTMTALLTAIAILIPIVMPFKIVIPPASYTLGSHIAIFIAMFLSPLMAIFVIIASSFGFLMAGYPMVIVFRAFSHIFFGTLGALYLQKFPETLDKPKSSWIFNFVLALIHALAEVLACVVFYATSGTNVENMFYVLFVLVGFGTIIHSMVDYTLALAVYKVLRKRR, from the coding sequence ATGAACACACGGAAAAAGACACAATTTATGACAATGACTGCTCTTTTAACGGCTATTGCGATTTTGATTCCAATTGTTATGCCTTTTAAGATTGTCATTCCGCCTGCTTCTTACACTTTGGGAAGCCACATCGCTATTTTTATCGCTATGTTCTTGTCGCCCTTGATGGCAATTTTTGTCATCATAGCCTCTAGTTTTGGATTTTTGATGGCTGGCTATCCCATGGTTATCGTATTTCGAGCTTTTTCCCATATCTTTTTTGGGACTCTAGGAGCTCTTTACCTACAAAAATTCCCCGAAACCCTTGATAAACCAAAATCTTCCTGGATTTTTAACTTTGTTTTAGCGCTTATCCATGCCCTTGCTGAAGTATTGGCCTGTGTCGTTTTTTACGCAACTTCTGGTACCAATGTAGAAAATATGTTTTATGTTCTATTTGTACTAGTTGGATTTGGCACAATTATCCATAGTATGGTAGACTATACATTAGCACTAGCTGTCTATAAAGTGCTTCGAAAACGTCGTTAA
- a CDS encoding ECF transporter S component: MKKRSNIAPIAIFFATMLVIHFLSSLVFNLFPFPIKPTIVHIPVIIASIIYGPRVGVTLGFLMGLLSLTVNTITILPTSYLFSPFVPNGNIYSAIIAIVPRILIGLTPYLVYKLMKNKTGLILAGALGSLTNTVFVLGGIFFLFGNVFDGNIKLLLATVISTNSIAELVISAVLTLAIVPRLQTLKK; the protein is encoded by the coding sequence ATGAAAAAACGCTCTAATATTGCACCTATTGCTATCTTTTTTGCAACCATGCTCGTGATACACTTTCTGAGCTCGCTTGTCTTTAACCTTTTTCCATTTCCAATCAAACCGACCATTGTTCATATTCCTGTCATTATTGCCAGCATTATTTACGGTCCACGCGTTGGGGTTACACTTGGATTTTTGATGGGGCTACTTAGTTTGACGGTTAATACAATTACGATTCTGCCGACAAGCTACCTCTTCTCACCTTTTGTACCAAACGGAAACATCTACTCAGCTATCATAGCTATCGTCCCACGTATTTTGATTGGTTTAACTCCGTATCTAGTCTATAAACTGATGAAAAATAAAACTGGTTTGATTCTAGCTGGTGCCCTTGGTTCACTTACCAACACAGTCTTTGTCCTTGGTGGAATCTTCTTCCTATTTGGAAATGTTTTTGATGGAAATATCAAACTACTTCTGGCAACTGTTATCTCAACAAATTCTATTGCCGAATTAGTCATTTCCGCAGTTCTAACCCTAGCCATTGTTCCAAGACTACAGACTTTGAAAAAATAA
- the coaC gene encoding phosphopantothenoylcysteine decarboxylase has product MANILLAVTGSIASYKSADLVSSLKKQGHQVTVLMTQAATEFIQPLTLQVLSRNSVHLDAMKEPYPDQVNHIELGKKADLFIVAPATANTIAKLALGFADNMVTCTALALPSHIPKLIAPAMNTKMYDHPATQANLKTLEAYGYQLIAPKESLLACGDHGRGALADLTIILERIKETLDEKTL; this is encoded by the coding sequence ATGGCAAACATTCTCTTGGCTGTAACGGGCTCAATCGCCTCTTACAAGTCGGCAGATTTAGTCAGTTCTCTAAAAAAACAAGGTCATCAAGTCACTGTCTTAATGACCCAGGCTGCTACAGAGTTTATCCAACCTTTGACACTACAGGTACTCTCACGGAATTCCGTCCACTTGGATGCCATGAAGGAACCCTATCCTGATCAAGTCAATCATATCGAACTTGGAAAAAAAGCAGATTTATTCATCGTAGCCCCTGCAACTGCTAACACTATTGCAAAACTAGCCCTTGGCTTTGCGGACAATATGGTGACCTGTACAGCTCTAGCCCTGCCAAGTCATATTCCCAAACTAATAGCTCCTGCTATGAATACAAAAATGTATGACCATCCAGCAACTCAGGCTAATCTAAAAACATTAGAAGCCTACGGGTATCAGCTGATTGCTCCTAAGGAATCCCTACTAGCTTGTGGAGACCACGGACGAGGAGCCTTAGCTGACCTCACAATTATTTTAGAAAGAATAAAGGAAACTCTCGATGAAAAAACGCTCTAA
- the coaB gene encoding phosphopantothenate--cysteine ligase, with the protein MKILVTSGGTSEAIDSVRSITNHSTGRLGKIITETLLAAGHEVCLITTKRAVKPVAHPNLSIREINNTKDLLLEMKERIQDYQVLIHSMAVSDYTPVYMAGLEEVQASSNLEEFLSRQNHQAKISSTDEVQVLFLKKTPKIISLVKKWNPAIHLIGFKLLVDVSEDYLIEIARKSLIKNQADLIIANDLTQISPNQHRAIFVEKDQLQTVQTKEEIAELLLEKIQAYHS; encoded by the coding sequence ATGAAAATTTTAGTTACATCGGGCGGTACCAGTGAGGCTATCGATAGCGTCCGCTCTATCACTAACCATTCTACAGGTCGCTTGGGGAAAATCATCACTGAAACCCTGCTTGCTGCAGGACATGAAGTTTGTTTGATAACGACAAAACGAGCTGTGAAGCCAGTAGCCCATCCTAATCTAAGTATTCGAGAAATTAACAATACCAAGGATCTTCTTCTTGAAATGAAAGAACGTATTCAGGATTATCAGGTCTTGATTCACTCAATGGCCGTATCTGATTACACTCCTGTTTATATGGCAGGACTTGAGGAAGTTCAGGCTAGCTCCAATCTAGAAGAATTTTTAAGCAGGCAGAATCATCAAGCTAAGATTTCTTCAACTGATGAGGTTCAGGTTTTATTCCTGAAAAAAACACCCAAAATCATCTCTCTAGTCAAGAAATGGAATCCTGCTATTCATCTGATTGGTTTCAAACTGCTGGTTGATGTCTCTGAGGATTATCTCATCGAGATTGCCAGAAAAAGTCTTATCAAGAACCAAGCTGACTTAATCATTGCGAATGACCTGACTCAAATCTCACCAAACCAGCATCGTGCAATCTTTGTTGAAAAAGATCAGCTTCAAACAGTCCAGACTAAAGAAGAAATTGCAGAACTCCTCCTTGAAAAAATTCAAGCCTATCATTCATAG
- a CDS encoding formate--tetrahydrofolate ligase, translating to MKTDIEIAQSIELKPIVDVVEKLGISYDDLELYGKYKAKLSFDKIRAVESNPVGKLILVTAINPTPAGEGKSTITIGLADALNKIGKKTMIAIREPSLGPVMGIKGGAAGGGYAQVLPMEDINLHFTGDMHAITTANNALSALIDNHLHQGNELGIDQRRILWKRVVDLNDRALRHVTVGLGGPLNGIPREDGFDITVASEIMAILCLATDIEDLKRRLANIVIGYRYDRTPVSVGDLQVEGALALILKDAIKPNLVQTIYGTPAFVHGGPFANIAHGCNSVLATTTALHLADYTVTEAGFGADLGAEKFLDIKTPNLPTSPDAVVIVATLRALKMNGGVAKDALTEENVEAVRAGFANLQRHVENIRKFGVPAVVAINEFVSDTEAEIAALKELCASIYVPVELASVWADGAEGGVALAETVVKTIAETPANYKRLYDNDLSVQEKIEKIVTEIYRGSKVNFEKKAQTQIAQIVQNGWDKLPICMAKTQYSFSDNPNALGAPENFEITIRELVPKLGAGFIVALTGDVMTMPGLPKRPAALNMDVESDGTVLGLF from the coding sequence ATGAAAACAGATATTGAAATCGCACAAAGTATTGAGTTGAAGCCAATCGTTGATGTTGTAGAGAAACTTGGTATTTCTTACGACGATTTGGAGTTGTACGGAAAGTATAAGGCTAAGCTCAGCTTTGATAAAATCCGTGCAGTTGAGAGCAATCCAGTTGGGAAATTGATCTTGGTTACTGCCATCAACCCAACACCAGCAGGTGAAGGAAAATCAACTATTACCATTGGTCTTGCTGATGCTTTGAACAAGATTGGCAAGAAAACTATGATTGCCATCCGCGAACCATCCCTTGGTCCAGTAATGGGGATTAAGGGTGGTGCTGCAGGCGGTGGTTACGCTCAAGTTCTGCCAATGGAAGACATCAACCTCCACTTTACTGGGGACATGCATGCTATTACAACTGCCAACAATGCGCTTTCTGCCTTGATTGACAATCACTTGCACCAAGGGAATGAGCTTGGAATTGACCAACGTCGTATCCTCTGGAAACGTGTTGTGGACTTAAACGACCGAGCTCTTCGTCATGTGACCGTTGGACTTGGTGGTCCTCTAAATGGTATTCCACGTGAGGATGGCTTTGACATTACAGTTGCTTCAGAGATCATGGCAATTCTTTGTTTGGCAACGGATATCGAGGACTTGAAACGCCGTTTGGCTAATATTGTTATCGGTTATCGCTATGACCGAACACCTGTTTCTGTTGGCGATTTACAGGTTGAAGGTGCTTTGGCATTGATTTTGAAGGATGCTATTAAGCCGAATCTGGTTCAGACAATTTACGGAACACCTGCCTTTGTACACGGTGGTCCATTTGCCAATATCGCTCACGGATGTAACTCTGTTTTGGCAACGACAACAGCTCTTCACTTAGCTGATTACACGGTTACTGAAGCTGGTTTTGGTGCCGACCTTGGTGCTGAGAAATTCCTTGATATTAAGACACCAAACTTGCCAACATCTCCAGATGCAGTAGTTATTGTTGCAACCCTTCGTGCCCTTAAGATGAATGGTGGTGTGGCTAAAGACGCTCTTACTGAAGAAAATGTAGAAGCAGTTCGTGCAGGTTTTGCTAACTTGCAACGCCACGTTGAAAATATCCGTAAATTTGGAGTACCTGCAGTCGTAGCTATTAACGAATTTGTATCTGATACTGAAGCTGAAATTGCAGCCTTGAAAGAACTCTGTGCTTCAATCTACGTACCAGTTGAGTTGGCTAGTGTCTGGGCTGATGGCGCAGAAGGTGGGGTAGCACTTGCTGAGACAGTTGTTAAGACAATTGCTGAAACCCCAGCTAATTACAAACGTTTATATGACAATGACCTTTCTGTTCAAGAAAAGATTGAAAAAATTGTTACTGAAATCTACCGTGGTAGCAAAGTCAACTTTGAGAAGAAAGCCCAAACGCAAATTGCTCAAATCGTTCAGAATGGTTGGGACAAATTGCCAATCTGTATGGCTAAAACTCAATACAGTTTCTCAGACAATCCAAATGCACTTGGAGCACCTGAAAACTTTGAAATTACCATTCGTGAATTGGTACCAAAATTAGGTGCAGGCTTCATCGTTGCTTTAACTGGTGATGTCATGACCATGCCAGGCCTTCCAAAACGACCAGCAGCTCTCAACATGGATGTTGAAAGCGACGGAACTGTTCTAGGCTTGTTCTAG